The genomic segment GCGGTGCAGTCGAACGTGAGGCCCTCCGTGACAGCGGGGCGCTGCGGGCAGCGGACGCGCTCGACGTCCTTGATGCCGTAGCTTCCGGTCAGCACCGAGCGCACCGCCTTCTCCACCGCGTTGCCGTCGAGGGCCTTCGGCACCGGTGTCGGCGTGGTCTCCGAGGTCCCTGTGGTCTCCGAGCCCCCCGAGGTCGCCGACGTCTCCGGAGCGGTCCAGACCGGAAGCGACGAGGTCCGCGTGTCCTCCGAACTCACGGACGGTGACTCGCCCGGGTCCGCGCCGTCACCGCCGCAGGCCGTGAGGAGCAGAGGCGCGCACACCGACACCGCGACGCACCAGGCTCGCACAGCACCGCGCACACGCACGACGAACACTCCACACTCGAGACGCCGATCCGTCCTTCGTCAGAAGAACGTACCGCACCACGGTGCGGATCGGGTCAGGACCAGTTCGTCGACACGGTCCGCCGTCGTGGGTTCTCGAACCGTGATCCTTCCCGCGGCCACCAGGGCCGACGGGCGCCATGCTCCGGTGTAGACCATCGACAGCACGTCCACGTCGAGCTGGGCGTCCGGCGTCGCGTCGGTCCGCCGCACCCCGTCCGAGCCGACCCGGTACCGCCCCGAGTTGCGCGGCAGCACGGGATCGGTGACGTCGAGCACCAGGGGTTCACCGCGCCACGGGCGTGCGGCGAGCGCACTCTCGACGTCCACGAGGCGCAACCAGCTCTCGTCGAGGACCTCTTTGGTCTCACACGCCCGCGGATCGGTGAACAGCAACTCCAACGGCTCGTCCAGACCGCGGTGCCGCGCCGAGATCTCCTGGATCAGGTCGACCGAGAGCAGGAACCGCCACAGCCCGGCGAACGCCGACGCGTCCGCGTAGTGCAGGTCGAGCAGACGCATCGTCCCGCCCGTTCCCGCGTCGCGGTCGACGGTGTAGACGGCGAACCCGTCCGGCCCGTCGGGGCCATGGTGCACGACCGCGCTCACGGGACCGCCCTGCCGGTGCAGCATGGAGAACAGTCCGGGCCACCAGTGCGCGCCCCGGGTCATCATCCCGGGACGCAGGGGGAGCCGGTCGTACACCTCGGGCAGGCGACGCCGCATGTCGTCGATCGAGGTCACCAACTCGACCTCCCCGCCCGACGGCACGCCCGGGCGCAGTCGCGCGCGGTGCCGGTGCACCGTGCAGTCGCGGAAGCGGGTACCGATGCCGTAGCCGAAGCGGCCGTAGATCTCGCCCTCCGAGGCGTACAGCGACGCCGCGACCATCCCGCGGTCGGCGAAATCGGTGAGTTGGTGCCGCATCAGCGCGGACAGCACGCCACGTCGAGTCCGGTCGGCACGGACCCCGACCCCGGTGACGGCCGCCAGCGGCACCCGAGCGCCACCCGG from the Saccharomonospora azurea NA-128 genome contains:
- a CDS encoding DUF4333 domain-containing protein; translation: MRVRGAVRAWCVAVSVCAPLLLTACGGDGADPGESPSVSSEDTRTSSLPVWTAPETSATSGGSETTGTSETTPTPVPKALDGNAVEKAVRSVLTGSYGIKDVERVRCPQRPAVTEGLTFDCTAVIGGDSKRVPIEILDDEGRYEVGLPV
- a CDS encoding GNAT family N-acetyltransferase, with product MNDVVVRSLGDDEFRAANALFYGTLHVTPPTDEQWERVRDVYQPGRVLGAFDQQLIGTARSFDAELVVPGGARVPLAAVTGVGVRADRTRRGVLSALMRHQLTDFADRGMVAASLYASEGEIYGRFGYGIGTRFRDCTVHRHRARLRPGVPSGGEVELVTSIDDMRRRLPEVYDRLPLRPGMMTRGAHWWPGLFSMLHRQGGPVSAVVHHGPDGPDGFAVYTVDRDAGTGGTMRLLDLHYADASAFAGLWRFLLSVDLIQEISARHRGLDEPLELLFTDPRACETKEVLDESWLRLVDVESALAARPWRGEPLVLDVTDPVLPRNSGRYRVGSDGVRRTDATPDAQLDVDVLSMVYTGAWRPSALVAAGRITVREPTTADRVDELVLTRSAPWCGTFF